The nucleotide sequence GCACGGACCAGGGTGTGGCCACGTTGCCCGAGACCACCAGGCGGGGCGGGTTGGGGGCGCGGCGCTGGGCGACCTGGCTCAGGATGGTGGCGAGTTCGCCGTCCTCGATCGTTCTCACGGCGTCCAGCCTGCCAGGAGGGCGGGGTCGGCTGCTCACGCCGGGTGGCCCGAGGCCGGTGAGAGGCGGTGAGAAGGGTCATGCCACCGACCGCTGGGCTCATCGCACTCGTCGAGCTCGAGGGCTCGTTGAGCCGGGTGGGGGATCCCGCGGGTTGACGGTGCAGGGTGTCCTGGTGTGCCCTAGCGTGGGGACTCATACACCGTCGTTCTGGGGACGTTGATCGGTGACACGGGGACATGGCGATGAATGCAGGTCGGCTCCGTGATGATCACACCTCAACGCCGTGACCCTGAGCAATCTTACGAGCACATGGAGTGGGTCCTCTCCGACGCCTGGGTGCTCGCCGCGGCTCGGGTCAGCGGCTCTCTGGAGAACCGTGCCGGTCTGTTCGACCTCGTGGCGGCCTGTGACGCCGTGAACCAGCTCATCGTCTCGCGCGAGGATCTCGAGCACGCCATGGCGATGTTGGTCGGGGCTGACCTGATGGTGGCCGACGAGTACGGGATCGCCGTCACCGACGCCGGCCGGCGGATCGTGGCGCGGGCCGGACGATCCGTGGTCTCGACCGCCGCGGGCGCCCATCGTGCCCAACGCGGAACCCGGATCGAGGCGCTCTATCGCCTGCTGAGCGAGATACCGGCGACGCCCGTGCCCTTCGAACTCGACCCGCGGACGTACGAGGCGGCCTGTCTGGAGTATCGGCACACGCGGTGGAACGAGTTGCGCAAGACCGAACGCCGCTACTGAGGCAGGGCTGATTCCGGCGACCCCGATCAGGGCAGGTGCCAGTCGATCGGCGCGGCGCCCCGCTCGGTCAGCAGGGCGTTGGCCCGGCTGAACGGCCGTGACCCGAAGAACCCCCGGTCAGCGGACATCGGGCTCGGGTGAGCACTCTCGATGCGTGGGGTGGCGCCGAGCAGGGGCCGCAGTGTCTGGGCATCGCGTCCCCACAGGATGGCCACCAGGGGTGCGTCGCGGGCCACCAGCGCCGAGATCGCGGCGTCCGTGACCTTCTCCCAACCCTGACCGCGATGCGAACCGGGCGAACCGGGGGCGACGGTCAGCACCCGGTTGAGCAGCAGGACGCCGCGTCGCGCCCACGGGGTCAGGTCACCGTTGGTCGGACGGGGTGCGCCGACGTCCTCGGACAACTCACGGAAGATGTTCTGCAGGCTGCGCGGGATCGGCCGAACCTCGGGGGAGACCGAGAACGACAACCCGAC is from Kineosporiaceae bacterium and encodes:
- a CDS encoding uracil-DNA glycosylase, which produces MTPRPLSELVEAGWARALEPVHDTVSALGDFLRGEVAAGRGYLPAGENILRAFTQPMDDVRVLIVGQDPYPTPGHPVGLSFSVSPEVRPIPRSLQNIFRELSEDVGAPRPTNGDLTPWARRGVLLLNRVLTVAPGSPGSHRGQGWEKVTDAAISALVARDAPLVAILWGRDAQTLRPLLGATPRIESAHPSPMSADRGFFGSRPFSRANALLTERGAAPIDWHLP